One window from the genome of Microcebus murinus isolate Inina chromosome X, M.murinus_Inina_mat1.0, whole genome shotgun sequence encodes:
- the ZNF41 gene encoding zinc finger protein 41 — protein MAANGDSPPWSSAPAEGHGSSCEVPVSFEDVTVDFSREEWQHLDPAQRRLYWDVTLENYIHLLSVGYRVPKPEAVFQLQQEEGLWTLEGEAPHQNSSGEALGKTQQQGISGEVSFHCERFDQPIGEDSLCPILEELWQDNNQLERYHENQNNPLSYIKLLIKEKGYEFKNFEKIIHVTTKLIPSIKRLHNCDTFGKSLKHTLKLHNHNRSNATKSLGKSFENGNNLAHSSSSTKNEKIKTGANSYEYNQCEKHLGHKQALIHHQKIHTGEKLHVCTECVKGFTQKLHLFEHQRIHAAEKSHECDKSDKLFTQKPQIGVHQSVYTGKRPYLCTQCGKAFTLKSNLITHQKIHTGQKPYKCSECGKAFFQRSDLFRHLRIHTGEKPYECSECGKGFSQNSDLSIHQKTHTGEKHYECSECGKAFTRKSALRMHQRIHTGEKPYVCTECGKAFIQKSHFNTHQRIHTGEKPYECSDCGKTFTKKSQLHVHQRIHTGEKPYICTECGKVFTHRTNLTTHQKTHTGEKPYMCAECGKAFTDQSNLIKHQKTHTGEKPYKCNGCGKAFIWKSRLKIHQKSHIGERHYECKECGKAFIQKSTLSVHQRIHTGEKPYVCPECGKAFIQKSHFIAHHRIHTGEKPYECSDCGKCFTKKSQLRVHQKIHTGEKPNICAECGKAFTDRSNLITHQKIHTREKPYKCSDCGKTFTWKSRLNIHQKSHTGERDYECSKCGKAFIQKATLSMHQIIHTGKKPYACTECQKAFTDRSNLIKHQKTHSGEKCYKAID, from the exons GTACCAGTGTCATTTGAGGATGTGACTGTGGACTTCAGCAGGGAGGAGTGGCAGCACTTGGACCCTGCTCAGAGACGCCTATACTGGGATGTGACACTGGAGAACTACATCCACCTGCTCTCAGTGG GGTATCGAGTTCCCAAGCCAGAGGCCGTCTTCCAGCTGCAGCAAGAGGAGGGGCTGTGGACACTGGAGGGGGAAGCCCCACACCAGAACAGTTCAG gtgAGGCTCTTGGGAAAACTCAACAACAGGGAATTTCTGGAGAAGTTTCATTCCACTGTGAGAGATTTGATCAACCCATAGGAGAAGATTCTTTGTGTCCCATTTTAGAAGAACTGTGGCAAGATAACAACCAGCTAGAGAGATATCATGAAAACCAGAATAACCCTTTAAGTTACATAAAACTATTGATTAAGGAGAAGGGCTATGaatttaaaaactttgaaaaaataattcatgtgacTACCAAGCTTATTCCTTCAATTAAAAGACTCCATAACTGTGACACATTTGGAAAGAGTTTGAAGCATACTTTAAAGTTACATAATCATAACAGAAGCAATGCAACAAAAAGCCTTGGTAAGAGTTTTGAAAATGGTAACAATTTGGCCCATAGCTCTTCCTCTACtaagaatgagaaaattaagacagGAGCGAATTCCTATGAATATAATCAATGTGAGAAACATCTTGGCCACAAACAAGCTCTCATCCACcatcagaaaattcatactggggagaaacTGCATGTGTGTACTGAATGTGTAAAGGGCTTCACCCAGAAGTTACATCTCTTTGAGCATCAGAGAATTCATGCTGCAGAAAAATCCCATGAATGTGACAAAAGTGACAAACTCTTCACTCAGAAGCCACAAATTGGTGTACATCAGAGTGTTTATACAGGGAAGAGACCTTATCTATGTACtcaatgtgggaaggcctttaccCTCAAGTCAAACCTTATTACacatcagaaaattcatactgggcagaaaccctataaatgcagtgaatgtggaaaagcctttttCCAGAGATCAGATCTCTTCAGACATCtgagaattcatacaggagagaaaccttatgaatgcagtgaatgtggaaaaGGATTCTCCCAGAATTCAGACCTCAGTATACATCAGAAAACTCATACCGGAGAGAAACACTATGAatgcagtgaatgtggaaaagctttcacAAGAAAATCAGCACTCAGGatgcatcagagaattcacacaggagagaaaccttatgtaTGCActgaatgtgggaaggccttcatCCAGAAATCACACTTCAATacacatcagagaattcacaccgGAGAAAAGCCTTATGAATGCAGTGACTGTGGGAAAACATTCACTAAGAAGTCACAACTCCATGTGCATcaaagaattcacacaggagaaaaACCTTATATATGTACAGAATGCGGAAAGGTCTTTACTCATAGGACAAATCTCACTACACATCAGAAAActcatactggggagaaaccttaTATGTGTGCTGAGTGTGGGAAGGCTTTTACTGATCAGTCAAATCTCATTAAACACCAGAAaactcatactggagagaaaccctataaatgcaATGGCTGTGGAAAAGCCTTCATATGGAAGTCACGTCTCAAGATACATCAGAAATCTCATATTGGAGAGCGACACTATGAATGcaaggaatgtggaaaagcctttatcCAAAAGTCAACACTAAGTGTGCATCAgagaatccatacaggagagaaaccctatgttTGTCCTGAATGTGGAAAGGCCTTTATCCAGAAATCACACTTCATTGCACATCatagaattcatactggagagaagccttatGAATGCAGTGACTGTGGTAAATGCTTCACAAAAAAGTCACAACTCCGTGTGCATCAGAAAATCCACACAGGTGAGAAGCCCAATATATGTGCCGAATGTGGAAAGGCCTTCACTGACCGGTCAAATCTCATAACACACCAGAAAATCCATACTCgggagaaaccctataaatgcaGTGACTGTGGAAAAACTTTCACCTGGAAGTCACGCCTCAACATACATCAGAAATCCCATACTGGAGAGAGAGACTATGAATGCAGTAAATGCGGGAAAGCTTTCATCCAGAAAGCAACACTAAGTATGCATCAGATAATTCATACAGGGAAGAAACCTTATGCTTGTACAGAATGTCAGAAGGCCTTCACCGACAGATCAAATCTCATTAAACACCAGAAAACGCATAGTGGAGAAAAATGCTATAAAGCCATTGACTGA